Proteins from a genomic interval of Desulfofustis limnaeus:
- a CDS encoding RecQ family ATP-dependent DNA helicase — MSTLALRILTILEGGQSLKARAIAAKVGAEQTEVNRELYGSLRGRVQKDSEFRWSLAKQTETLPTQNHLENTTSVDPPASEEVPKCQKCGRPMKLRTAKRGSNRGNQFCECSGFPDCQEIQPYEKDQCASDETEASPAAAVLSKFVEWRESKARANWSAEYVSVGAGSSLFAATVESSPGAARLLSQTLILLTKNRPPEPVDEYTAGLLAVAEKLLLRGRMPLPSLSVEEESLRIHGLENLVEDVSFNGRENGWEWRKAPPRWSDEALCTRRNFYSCEELTIPEVTGSSFLDSEWEERFIEIVATTDESLTHWLSPQVPIANLVGTTEGAALDDRRVDFLFSHPRLSKALVIEIDGEDHVPAVDQQRDRLLQNAGLEVYRIPNREIAVGLGPMLDKLLARIRTTIQQEPNRQSEAFRAGQFSLECAWGAKLQLAVLRAMQKGWLQAAADGWHIRIDSQLGSSVEAVEDLVRLLEAIEQIYEGYLLPGQVVVQIGTRAPIVFSRTEKGWARELGEPYLFPNLAAVAISLEHDNGPWTAYPETETDLVVRPAFAPHEFAPLHVSGSQTRLITSIGFDTVRPHLRYILQQIFRKQDFLEGQAEAIYNALCGEDCIVLLPTGGGKSIIYQLSGLLSPGITLVIDPLVSLIEDQIRGLHLYGIDRAVGISSATGDREERERLLKAAERGEFIFVLVAPERMQSPVFRDTLRVMSSISRVNLAVIDEAHCVSEWGHDFRPAYLNLARNLRRLGATNGHPPTILALTGTASRAVLRDMVADLELDARTKNAIVRPASFDRQELSFRIVETDSRNVRVDFRSVLMELPPAFSCSGADFYTPAGKNTFSGVVFTSFAKGQNGVIKLRDEIMAVARTSATIYSGGPPLQTMNRILWNTERRENARRFMANEAPVLVATKAFGMGIDKPNIRYTIHFGMPGSLEAFYQEAGRAGRDRRPAKCIVLFSKPAPHIESELDLIRRQLPELRSAFQATAWNARGDLGSALFFHLNSFKGPEEELNDVRNLATRLQNLRIGESVEFDLPRAEEEKKRLEKALFRLVQVGVLADYELDYGRYIIRAIGGSREHSTIQDRILDYVRRSDSGRVADVQKQLEPIVSRGSSINTVVDLIGVLIGFCYDTIERARRRSIFEAMEAAKQGRDPANFRRRLLDYLQEGMDPESLQRLVETEEINFSVCEEMLRKTNNVIEAGELRGITIRFLESYPDHPVLLVLRALSESLSEDCDDTVVLDSLRQLLGPAVDKYSVTQSTLDEAVGLIARVAENRSPRLFPALLLAIEEGEYTTIDRSVTYDELCRRGLKAGSEEVYDLVILARLRENVDRLKTVMGILSLENS, encoded by the coding sequence ATGAGTACGTTGGCACTACGAATCCTTACCATTCTCGAGGGCGGTCAATCGCTTAAGGCTCGAGCAATTGCGGCCAAGGTTGGTGCAGAACAGACCGAAGTGAACCGGGAATTGTACGGATCTCTGCGAGGCCGGGTACAAAAGGATTCTGAGTTCCGGTGGAGTCTTGCCAAACAAACTGAGACGCTGCCAACTCAAAACCATTTGGAGAACACGACCTCCGTGGACCCACCTGCATCAGAAGAAGTTCCGAAATGTCAAAAGTGCGGACGTCCGATGAAACTGAGAACCGCAAAGAGAGGATCGAACCGCGGTAACCAGTTTTGTGAATGCTCGGGGTTTCCAGATTGCCAAGAGATTCAGCCATACGAGAAGGACCAGTGTGCTTCTGATGAAACCGAAGCCAGCCCAGCTGCTGCGGTACTTTCCAAATTTGTGGAATGGCGAGAGAGCAAGGCACGTGCAAATTGGAGTGCCGAATATGTTTCGGTTGGGGCTGGATCGTCATTATTTGCAGCTACGGTTGAATCTAGCCCTGGGGCAGCAAGGCTGTTATCACAAACCCTGATTTTGCTTACAAAGAATCGCCCACCTGAGCCAGTCGATGAATATACTGCCGGATTACTGGCAGTTGCCGAGAAGCTCCTTCTAAGAGGACGGATGCCGTTACCGTCGCTTTCCGTTGAAGAAGAGTCACTGCGGATACATGGACTTGAAAATCTGGTGGAGGACGTCAGTTTTAACGGACGGGAAAACGGATGGGAATGGAGAAAGGCACCGCCGAGATGGTCCGATGAGGCGCTTTGTACAAGGAGAAATTTTTACAGCTGTGAAGAACTCACCATCCCCGAGGTGACGGGCAGTTCATTTCTGGATAGCGAGTGGGAGGAACGATTCATCGAGATAGTGGCAACTACTGACGAGTCGCTAACGCACTGGTTGTCACCTCAAGTGCCGATTGCAAATTTAGTCGGTACCACTGAGGGGGCAGCTCTTGATGACCGTCGGGTGGATTTCTTGTTCAGCCATCCAAGGCTCTCAAAGGCGCTGGTGATTGAAATAGATGGGGAGGACCACGTTCCTGCGGTCGATCAGCAACGTGATCGGTTGTTGCAGAATGCTGGGCTTGAAGTTTATCGGATTCCGAATCGCGAGATTGCGGTTGGGCTAGGCCCGATGCTGGACAAGCTGCTTGCTAGGATAAGAACGACAATTCAGCAAGAGCCAAATCGGCAGAGCGAAGCATTTAGAGCAGGACAATTTTCTTTAGAGTGTGCGTGGGGGGCCAAACTACAGCTTGCTGTGCTGAGAGCGATGCAGAAAGGCTGGCTCCAGGCAGCCGCCGACGGTTGGCATATACGTATAGACTCACAGTTAGGATCGAGTGTTGAAGCGGTTGAGGATCTCGTACGCTTGCTCGAGGCTATAGAGCAGATTTACGAGGGATACCTACTGCCAGGGCAAGTGGTGGTACAGATCGGAACCAGAGCACCGATTGTTTTCAGTCGAACTGAGAAGGGATGGGCGAGAGAGTTGGGAGAGCCATATTTGTTCCCCAATTTGGCTGCCGTAGCGATCTCCCTAGAGCACGACAATGGTCCCTGGACGGCGTATCCGGAGACAGAGACGGATTTAGTCGTGCGGCCAGCGTTCGCTCCGCACGAGTTTGCACCGCTCCATGTATCGGGCAGTCAAACCCGCCTGATAACGTCTATTGGCTTCGATACAGTGCGGCCACATCTGCGTTACATTCTGCAACAAATCTTTCGCAAACAGGATTTCCTTGAGGGGCAGGCGGAAGCAATCTACAACGCACTGTGCGGCGAAGATTGTATCGTTCTGCTGCCCACTGGGGGTGGAAAAAGCATTATTTACCAACTCAGTGGATTGTTAAGCCCAGGCATAACTTTGGTAATCGATCCGCTAGTGTCTTTGATTGAAGATCAAATCCGAGGACTGCACCTTTACGGAATTGACCGCGCGGTGGGCATTTCAAGCGCGACCGGCGATAGAGAAGAAAGAGAGCGACTGCTGAAGGCGGCAGAGCGAGGGGAGTTTATCTTTGTCCTCGTAGCGCCAGAAAGAATGCAGTCCCCGGTCTTCAGGGATACGCTACGCGTTATGTCGTCAATAAGCCGCGTGAACCTTGCAGTTATTGATGAGGCGCACTGTGTATCAGAATGGGGGCATGATTTCCGGCCAGCGTATTTGAACCTCGCTCGGAATCTAAGAAGGCTGGGGGCGACTAACGGACATCCACCGACGATTCTGGCACTTACGGGCACAGCATCCCGTGCAGTCCTGCGGGATATGGTGGCGGACCTTGAACTCGATGCTCGGACGAAAAATGCCATTGTCCGGCCAGCAAGTTTCGATCGCCAGGAACTTAGTTTTAGGATCGTCGAGACGGACAGTCGCAACGTGAGGGTGGACTTCAGGAGCGTCCTTATGGAATTGCCGCCAGCTTTCAGTTGCTCTGGAGCAGACTTCTACACACCGGCTGGGAAGAATACCTTCAGTGGTGTAGTTTTCACTTCATTTGCCAAAGGGCAAAATGGGGTAATCAAGCTTCGCGATGAAATTATGGCGGTCGCCCGTACCTCGGCAACGATCTATTCCGGCGGACCTCCGTTGCAAACTATGAATCGAATCTTGTGGAATACTGAGAGGAGAGAGAATGCAAGGCGTTTCATGGCAAATGAAGCGCCGGTGCTGGTAGCGACAAAAGCGTTCGGAATGGGGATCGACAAACCGAACATCAGGTATACGATCCACTTCGGAATGCCAGGGTCGCTTGAAGCATTTTATCAGGAAGCGGGAAGAGCAGGACGTGATCGAAGACCTGCAAAGTGCATAGTTCTGTTCTCAAAACCAGCGCCTCATATCGAATCAGAGCTTGATTTAATACGGAGGCAGTTGCCGGAACTTCGATCCGCTTTCCAGGCAACCGCATGGAACGCAAGAGGTGATCTGGGCTCTGCACTTTTCTTCCATTTAAACTCATTCAAAGGACCGGAAGAAGAGCTTAATGATGTCCGCAATCTTGCCACACGTTTGCAGAATTTGCGCATAGGAGAAAGCGTCGAGTTCGATTTGCCGAGGGCAGAGGAAGAAAAGAAGCGATTGGAGAAGGCTCTTTTCAGGTTGGTTCAAGTTGGTGTGCTGGCAGATTACGAGTTGGATTACGGTCGTTACATAATTCGAGCGATCGGGGGATCGCGGGAACATAGCACGATACAGGATCGGATTCTCGACTACGTGCGCCGTTCAGATAGCGGCCGTGTTGCAGACGTGCAAAAGCAGCTTGAGCCTATTGTCTCACGAGGATCATCAATCAACACAGTTGTTGATTTAATCGGGGTACTGATTGGGTTTTGCTACGACACGATAGAACGCGCTCGCCGCCGCTCAATTTTTGAGGCAATGGAAGCAGCCAAGCAGGGGCGAGATCCGGCGAATTTCCGCCGACGACTGCTGGATTATTTACAAGAGGGAATGGACCCGGAGTCGCTTCAAAGATTGGTAGAAACCGAGGAGATAAATTTTTCGGTATGCGAGGAGATGCTCCGAAAAACCAACAACGTAATCGAAGCAGGAGAATTACGGGGTATTACTATTCGCTTTCTCGAATCATATCCTGACCATCCGGTCCTGTTGGTGTTGCGGGCGTTGAGTGAGAGTCTCAGCGAAGACTGTGACGATACCGTAGTTCTAGATTCGCTTCGACAGCTTCTTGGACCTGCGGTCGACAAGTATTCGGTTACACAATCAACCCTTGACGAAGCGGTTGGCTTAATCGCCAGAGTTGCTGAGAACCGATCGCCTCGTTTATTCCCTGCATTGCTACTAGCGATAGAGGAAGGGGAGTACACCACGATTGATCGATCGGTGACGTACGATGAACTCTGCCGCCGGGGTTTAAAGGCGGGTTCTGAGGAGGTGTACGATCTCGTAATATTAGCACGTCTCAGAGAGAACGTAGACCGATTAAAGACGGTGATGGGCATACTATCTTTGGAAAATAGTTAA
- a CDS encoding putative molybdenum carrier protein, with product MIKLIVSGCQTGADIAAIDAAIANDFPYSGWVPRGRKTEAGPLPEKYVVREMPTAGYPKRTEQNVIDSDGTVIFTHGKLSGGSDLTRKLAIKHGKPWLHIDLLRLSQDQAVESLWAWIADNDIEVLNVAGRSASKDERIYTSVREVIDRVLND from the coding sequence ATGATCAAGCTGATTGTCTCTGGCTGCCAGACGGGGGCCGACATAGCTGCAATCGACGCGGCCATAGCTAACGATTTCCCCTATAGTGGGTGGGTGCCGAGAGGTCGGAAAACTGAGGCAGGCCCATTACCGGAGAAGTACGTCGTCAGGGAAATGCCGACCGCTGGTTACCCGAAACGTACAGAACAGAATGTCATCGACTCGGACGGCACCGTCATTTTCACGCATGGCAAGCTGTCTGGTGGATCAGACCTGACAAGGAAGCTAGCCATCAAACACGGCAAGCCATGGCTGCATATCGACTTACTACGATTGTCACAAGATCAAGCCGTTGAATCGCTGTGGGCTTGGATTGCTGACAACGACATTGAGGTGTTGAATGTTGCAGGCCGGAGCGCAAGCAAGGATGAGCGGATTTACACTTCTGTACGTGAAGTTATTGACCGCGTGCTGAATGATTAG